One part of the Aliivibrio fischeri ATCC 7744 = JCM 18803 = DSM 507 genome encodes these proteins:
- a CDS encoding flagellin: MAVNVNTNVSAMTAQRYLNNATNDLNNSMERLSSGTKINSAKDDAAGLQISNRLTAQTRGLDVAMRNANDGISIAQTAEGAMNESTNILQRMRDLSLQAANGSNSDQDRASIQEEVHALSDELNRIAETTSFGGRRLLNGQFGESAFQIGANAGEAILIKLPSVRADDDSMGGQRFVSENGKSASWNVEPGKNDMKLEFTTKKGEAVSIDISAKAGDDIEELATYINGQSDKISASVGDEGKLQLFVAEPSIEGELSITGNLATELGLESGLGSKATVDKLDVTSVGDAQVSIGVIDSALAYIDRERADLGAKQNRLGHSINNLSNIQENVSASNSRIKDTDFAKETTNMTKAQILQQSSTSILAQAKQLPNAALTLLQ; encoded by the coding sequence ATGGCTGTAAATGTAAATACTAACGTATCTGCGATGACTGCGCAGCGTTACCTAAACAACGCAACAAATGACCTAAACAACTCAATGGAGCGTTTATCGTCAGGTACTAAAATCAACAGCGCAAAAGATGACGCTGCTGGTCTACAAATTTCTAACCGCTTAACAGCTCAGACTCGTGGTCTTGATGTTGCTATGCGTAACGCGAACGATGGTATTTCTATCGCTCAAACAGCTGAAGGTGCGATGAATGAATCGACTAACATCCTTCAACGTATGCGTGACTTATCACTACAAGCGGCAAACGGTTCTAACTCAGACCAAGATCGTGCTTCTATCCAAGAAGAAGTTCACGCATTATCTGATGAACTAAACCGTATCGCAGAGACAACATCATTCGGTGGTCGTCGTCTTCTTAACGGTCAATTCGGTGAGTCAGCATTCCAAATCGGTGCTAACGCTGGTGAAGCAATCCTAATCAAGTTACCGTCAGTTCGTGCTGATGATGACAGCATGGGTGGTCAACGTTTCGTTTCTGAAAACGGCAAGAGTGCATCTTGGAACGTAGAACCTGGCAAAAATGACATGAAACTAGAATTCACTACTAAGAAAGGTGAAGCAGTTTCTATCGATATCAGCGCTAAAGCTGGTGACGACATCGAAGAGTTAGCAACATACATCAATGGTCAATCAGACAAGATCTCTGCATCTGTAGGTGATGAAGGTAAACTTCAACTGTTTGTTGCTGAACCATCAATCGAAGGTGAGTTATCAATCACTGGTAACCTTGCAACTGAACTTGGCCTAGAAAGCGGTCTTGGTTCTAAAGCGACAGTTGATAAGCTAGACGTAACGTCTGTAGGTGATGCACAAGTATCTATCGGTGTTATCGACTCAGCTCTTGCTTACATCGACCGTGAGCGTGCTGATTTAGGTGCTAAACAAAACCGTTTAGGTCACAGCATCAACAACTTGTCAAACATTCAAGAGAATGTATCTGCTTCTAACAGCCGAATCAAAGATACTGATTTTGCTAAAGAAACAACAAACATGACAAAAGCACAAATCCTTCAGCAGTCTAGTACTTCTATTCTTGCTCAAGCGAAACAGTTACCAAACGCTGCACTAACTTTACTGCAGTAA
- a CDS encoding flagellin, producing MSINVNTNVSAMTAQRYLSNATNDLNSSMERLSSGLKINSAKDDAAGLQISNRLTSQTRGLDVAVRNANDGISMAQTAEGAMNETTNILQRMRDLSLQSANGSNTHADRTAIQEEVVALNDELNRIAETTSFGGSRLLNGQFGTKSFQIGSDSGEAVMLTLNNMRSDTTAMGGSTYSATEGKDSNWKVGAENTELTMNFVDSKGKEQNITINAKAGDDIEEVATYINGQSDAVNASVTEDGKLQIFAAADATDIEFSGSLSNELGMGNKVSDTVKSIDVTSVGGSQKAVAILDSAMQYVDSNRADLGAFQNRFNHAINNLENINENVNASNSQIKDVDFAKETTAMTKSQILQQASSSILAQAKQAPNAALGLLG from the coding sequence ATGTCTATCAATGTAAACACAAACGTATCAGCAATGACAGCACAGCGTTACCTAAGCAACGCAACTAACGACCTAAACAGCTCAATGGAGCGTTTGTCTTCAGGTCTTAAAATTAACAGTGCTAAAGATGATGCAGCGGGTCTACAAATTTCAAACCGTCTAACATCTCAAACTCGTGGTTTAGATGTTGCAGTTCGAAATGCAAATGATGGTATCTCAATGGCGCAAACTGCTGAAGGTGCGATGAACGAAACAACGAACATCCTTCAACGTATGCGTGATTTATCACTTCAATCAGCTAACGGTTCAAATACACATGCAGACCGTACAGCGATTCAAGAAGAAGTGGTTGCTTTGAATGACGAATTAAACCGTATTGCAGAAACAACATCGTTCGGTGGCTCTCGCCTACTTAACGGCCAATTCGGTACTAAATCTTTCCAAATCGGTTCAGATTCAGGTGAAGCGGTAATGCTTACTCTGAACAACATGCGCTCTGATACAACAGCGATGGGTGGTTCTACTTACTCAGCGACTGAAGGTAAAGACTCAAACTGGAAAGTGGGTGCTGAAAATACAGAATTAACAATGAACTTTGTTGATAGCAAAGGTAAAGAACAAAACATCACTATCAATGCAAAAGCTGGTGACGACATTGAAGAAGTAGCAACTTACATCAATGGTCAAAGCGATGCAGTAAACGCTTCTGTAACTGAAGACGGCAAATTACAAATTTTTGCAGCAGCAGATGCAACTGATATTGAATTCAGCGGTTCATTAAGCAACGAACTGGGTATGGGTAATAAAGTATCTGACACAGTTAAGAGCATCGATGTAACAAGTGTTGGTGGTTCACAAAAAGCAGTAGCAATTCTTGATTCAGCAATGCAATACGTTGATTCAAACCGTGCTGATTTAGGTGCTTTCCAAAACCGTTTCAACCACGCTATTAACAACTTAGAAAACATTAACGAGAACGTGAATGCGTCTAACAGCCAAATCAAAGATGTTGATTTTGCTAAAGAAACGACAGCAATGACGAAATCTCAAATCCTGCAACAAGCGAGCTCGTCTATCCTAGCTCAAGCTAAGCAGGCACCAAATGCAGCATTAGGCCTGTTGGGCTAA
- a CDS encoding flagellin, giving the protein MSITVNTNVSAMTAQRYLNNATDGVNQSMERLSSGFKINSAKDDAAGLQISNRLTSQSRGLDVAVRNANDGISIAQTAEGAMNESTNILQRMRDLSLQSANGSNTTSDREAIQQEVGALNDELNRIAETTSFGGSRLLNGQFGTKSFQIGADSGEAVMLSLNNMRSDSASMGGTSYKAETALGGDWAVNAEKSDLTVSYVNRAGEEKELTINAKSGDDIEQVATYINGQTDAVNASVSENGELQIVTSNDKVQGEVKFGGSLAGELNMGAAQAETVKSIDVTTVGGSQKAVAILDAAMQFVDSNRADLGAFQNRFSHAINNLDNINENVSASNSRIKDVDFAKETTEMTKSQILQQASSSILAQAKQAPNAALGLLR; this is encoded by the coding sequence ATGTCGATTACAGTAAATACTAACGTATCAGCAATGACAGCTCAGCGTTACTTGAACAATGCAACGGATGGCGTGAATCAATCAATGGAACGTCTATCTTCTGGCTTTAAAATCAACAGCGCAAAAGATGATGCTGCTGGCCTACAGATTTCAAACCGTTTGACTTCACAATCTCGTGGCTTAGATGTAGCTGTACGCAATGCAAACGATGGTATTTCAATTGCACAAACAGCTGAAGGTGCAATGAATGAGTCAACAAACATCTTACAACGTATGCGTGACTTATCACTACAATCAGCAAACGGTTCAAATACAACTTCTGACCGTGAAGCTATTCAACAAGAAGTCGGTGCGCTTAATGATGAGCTGAACCGTATTGCTGAAACAACCTCTTTCGGTGGTTCTCGTCTTCTTAATGGTCAATTTGGTACTAAATCATTCCAAATCGGTGCTGATTCAGGTGAAGCGGTAATGCTTAGCCTTAACAACATGCGTTCAGACTCTGCATCAATGGGTGGAACAAGCTATAAAGCAGAAACGGCACTGGGTGGTGATTGGGCTGTAAATGCTGAAAAATCGGATTTAACCGTTTCTTATGTAAACCGTGCAGGTGAAGAGAAAGAGTTAACGATTAATGCTAAGTCTGGCGATGATATTGAACAAGTAGCGACTTACATCAATGGTCAAACTGATGCGGTTAATGCATCTGTCTCAGAAAATGGTGAACTACAAATTGTAACCTCTAACGATAAAGTTCAAGGTGAAGTTAAATTTGGCGGTTCATTAGCTGGTGAGCTGAATATGGGTGCAGCGCAAGCTGAGACGGTTAAGAGCATCGACGTAACTACGGTAGGAGGCTCTCAGAAGGCTGTGGCTATCCTTGATGCAGCAATGCAATTTGTTGATTCAAACCGTGCTGACTTAGGTGCATTCCAAAACCGCTTTAGCCATGCGATAAACAACCTAGATAACATTAATGAAAATGTTTCTGCATCTAATAGCCGAATTAAAGATGTCGATTTTGCTAAAGAAACAACAGAGATGACGAAATCTCAGATTCTTCAACAAGCAAGTTCTTCTATTTTAGCTCAAGCTAAGCAAGCGCCAAACGCTGCTCTTGGTCTATTACGCTAA
- a CDS encoding flagellin has protein sequence MSVTVNTNVSAMTAQRYLNQATEHLNQSMERLSSGKRINSAKDDAAGLQISNRLKSQMSGLDVAVRNANDGISIAQTAEGAMNESTNILQRMRDLALQSSNGSNTLQDRQAIQEEADALNDELNRIAETTSFGGRRLLNGQFGTSTFQIGANAGEAVQLTLGSMRSDTLAMGGFHYTSQNQLNKGWTVPEGGQTLTMSFNDENGKAQEITIEAKAGDDIEELATYINGQNDTVQASVDEKGQLQLFTAGDVVSSAVTFGGTLSAELAIGGAVFDTVNDLDLTSVGGSQRAIATLDAAMGFVDKERATLGAFQNRFDHAINNLNNINENVAASNSRIEDTDFAKETVEMMKAQILQQVSSTVLAQAKQAPDIALKLLG, from the coding sequence ATGTCTGTAACGGTAAACACCAATGTGTCTGCAATGACGGCACAGCGATATTTAAATCAAGCAACAGAACACTTAAACCAATCAATGGAACGCCTTTCGTCAGGTAAAAGAATTAATAGTGCGAAAGATGATGCGGCTGGTTTGCAAATATCAAATCGTTTGAAATCTCAAATGAGTGGTTTGGATGTGGCGGTTCGTAATGCGAATGATGGTATTTCAATTGCACAAACAGCAGAAGGTGCAATGAATGAAAGTACTAATATTTTGCAACGTATGCGCGATTTAGCACTACAGTCTTCTAATGGTTCTAATACGTTACAGGACAGACAAGCAATTCAAGAAGAGGCGGATGCGCTTAACGATGAATTAAATCGTATTGCAGAAACCACTTCTTTTGGTGGCAGACGTTTATTGAATGGCCAGTTTGGTACATCGACCTTTCAGATTGGTGCCAATGCTGGTGAAGCGGTTCAACTTACTTTAGGTAGTATGCGTTCAGATACACTAGCGATGGGTGGGTTTCATTACACATCTCAAAACCAATTAAACAAAGGTTGGACAGTTCCAGAAGGTGGTCAAACGCTTACTATGTCATTTAATGATGAAAATGGTAAAGCTCAAGAAATCACAATTGAAGCGAAAGCGGGTGATGATATTGAGGAATTGGCTACGTATATCAATGGTCAGAACGATACCGTTCAAGCATCCGTTGATGAGAAAGGTCAACTTCAATTGTTTACTGCGGGTGACGTGGTATCAAGTGCGGTGACATTTGGAGGAACACTCTCTGCTGAATTAGCTATTGGTGGTGCTGTATTTGATACCGTTAATGATTTAGACCTAACGAGTGTTGGTGGCTCACAACGTGCTATTGCAACTTTAGATGCAGCAATGGGGTTTGTTGATAAAGAACGAGCAACGTTAGGCGCTTTTCAAAATCGCTTTGACCACGCTATCAATAACTTGAATAATATTAATGAAAATGTTGCCGCTTCAAACAGTCGTATTGAAGATACAGATTTTGCTAAAGAAACGGTTGAGATGATGAAAGCACAAATCTTACAGCAAGTAAGCTCAACGGTACTAGCACAAGCAAAACAAGCACCAGATATCGCCTTAAAATTGCTTGGTTAA